ACCGGCAAAAACCCAAGGTTCACAAGTTTATGCCGGCAAACCCAAAATTACCAACTGCAAATCCCCTGGCATCCTTTGCCGTCAATCCGGGTTATCCAGTCCAACCTTAGATTCATCCGCCGCAAGTTTAGTCGGCTTTAATGCACCTGAGCCGGCATGAAGAGGCGATACACTCATATAAGCGGGCGCTAGAGCTAAAACCACATTGTGCCGGCGCTTGGAATCAAGAAGGCAATACCCTGGAAAAATTGCACCGATTATGAAGAGGCAGTGAAATGTTATGAAAAAGCTGTTCAATTCAAACCAAATGACCCAGAAATCTGGAATAATCGCGGCAATGCGATGACGTATTTGCACCGGCATCCAGAAACGATCTCTTACTATGACAAAGCGATTCAACTTAAACCAGATTACTTATCAAGCTTGGAGTAACCGGGGGAGTGGGTTTGCCCAATGGTGCCGGCATGAGGATGCCATCGCCCCTGATAACGCCGCCCTTAAATTT
This sequence is a window from Microcoleus sp. FACHB-672. Protein-coding genes within it:
- a CDS encoding tetratricopeptide repeat protein, translated to MTKRFNLNQITYQAWSNRGSGFAQWCRHEDAIAPDNAALKFKPDAPEIWYNKACSYTSQGHVELAVENLQQPLSLNPGEY
- a CDS encoding tetratricopeptide repeat protein — encoded protein: MPALGIKKAIPWKNCTDYEEAVKCYEKAVQFKPNDPEIWNNRGNAMTYLHRHPETISYYDKAIQLKPDYLSSLE